CGTGCGAGTCGCATGGGTAGAACTCGCCGCTGGCAATCCCGCGGTCGATCAGGCCGTGCACATGTTCGTAGACTTGCTGTTCCTTCTCACGCACCTCGGCGACCTGCTCGGGGGTGAACCACTCCGTGATGTAGGGCTGCTCCTGGAAGTACACGGCGGCCCGCTCGGGATTGTCCGCGATTCCGGTGAGCAGTCGGACGGTGTACTGATAGAGGGCTTCGCGGGCCGTCCAGGACGGCTCGTCGTGCACGGCGGCCAGCGTGCCCTCGGCGGCCTGGCGGTAGATGTCGAACAGGATCAGCGATTTGCTGGCGTAGTAGTGGTAGACCGTGGCCTTATTCAGCCCGATCACGTCGGCGACGTCGTCCATGCGGGTGCCGTGATAACCGCGGGCGGCGAACAGCTTGGTGGCAACCGCCAGCAACTCCTCGCGGCGCGAAAGCCCGTTCTCGGATGGCATTTGTGGCATCGGTGCTCGCTATCGTCACTGCCGGCGGAGCCGGTATCAATCAACTGGTTGGACAGTTTACGGCGGCGGCCCGCCTGTCGCGCCGACCCGGATAGGCCTAGACTCTGGTGGCGGACCAAGTCGCGAGTCGAGAGGTGGAGCAATGGATCCGAGTCCGGACTACGACTTCAGCGACGAGATCGAGTTCTTCTTCAACTACTTGACCTGGGGCATACGGGGGGTCGAGTCCGGAAACGGATATCCGCCA
This is a stretch of genomic DNA from Mycobacterium lacus. It encodes these proteins:
- a CDS encoding TetR/AcrR family transcriptional regulator — encoded protein: MPQMPSENGLSRREELLAVATKLFAARGYHGTRMDDVADVIGLNKATVYHYYASKSLILFDIYRQAAEGTLAAVHDEPSWTAREALYQYTVRLLTGIADNPERAAVYFQEQPYITEWFTPEQVAEVREKEQQVYEHVHGLIDRGIASGEFYPCDSHVVALGYIGMTLGSYRWLRPSGRRTAKEIAAEFSTALLRGLIRDESIRNQCPLGA